A section of the Mesobacillus jeotgali genome encodes:
- a CDS encoding M28 family metallopeptidase encodes MILRKRGLKVAVSLLALSMTFGTVSFANDVTSKCKSDYSQDQKVVARADAERAIEHVRYLSEEIGPRPGGLQAEKESAEYIANVLKGYGYEVEYQYFPVADQYIADVAFADGTSWQMAAAPNGKVSKEAVTGEVLFVDGGTNLADFPDDTAGKIVVMPRASTTAAYRTQIDNAVKSGAAGVILQSLVGSRGNYGQTFNPSLTTPVDIPVYGAAFIQGEWLKERLAKGPVELSLTAERFSNLESVNVIATKAPKGKNKDTKEVILGAHHDSVVGAPGANDNASGVGLMLELARVYQGYNTDKELKFIAFGSEERGLLGARYYVEQLTQEQRDNIEAVFVPDMVATNYGPAKNLYAMTPNGSTNIVTDSTAAAGARLGNSDILPGKFSSSDHVPFHNAGIPATLFIWMGIDSWDPLVYHIEKVYHTPQDTIEDNISAERMKSALDIIGAGLFDVVRKDVPSLNK; translated from the coding sequence ATGATTTTACGGAAACGAGGTTTAAAAGTAGCTGTTTCACTTTTGGCATTGTCTATGACATTTGGCACGGTCAGTTTTGCAAATGATGTCACCAGCAAATGCAAGTCAGACTATTCACAGGATCAGAAAGTCGTAGCCAGAGCAGACGCTGAGCGTGCAATTGAACATGTTCGTTATTTATCAGAGGAAATTGGACCTCGGCCTGGGGGATTACAAGCAGAAAAAGAGTCGGCTGAGTACATTGCCAATGTCCTGAAGGGCTATGGGTACGAAGTAGAATATCAGTATTTCCCGGTAGCAGACCAATACATAGCAGATGTAGCCTTTGCTGACGGAACTTCGTGGCAGATGGCTGCCGCTCCAAATGGAAAGGTCAGCAAGGAAGCTGTCACTGGAGAGGTTCTTTTTGTAGATGGCGGAACCAACCTCGCAGATTTCCCTGATGATACAGCAGGCAAGATTGTGGTCATGCCAAGAGCCTCCACCACTGCTGCCTATCGTACCCAAATTGACAATGCAGTAAAATCCGGAGCTGCCGGCGTCATCCTTCAAAGTCTTGTCGGAAGCCGCGGCAACTACGGACAGACATTTAATCCAAGTTTGACAACTCCTGTCGATATCCCAGTTTATGGAGCAGCTTTCATTCAAGGAGAATGGCTCAAAGAACGTCTAGCGAAAGGCCCGGTTGAACTAAGCCTGACTGCCGAACGATTCTCCAATCTAGAATCAGTAAATGTAATCGCTACAAAGGCTCCTAAAGGAAAGAACAAAGATACAAAAGAAGTAATTTTAGGCGCACACCATGACAGCGTGGTGGGTGCACCTGGTGCAAATGATAATGCTTCGGGTGTTGGCTTAATGCTAGAGCTGGCTCGTGTTTACCAGGGTTACAATACGGATAAGGAACTCAAATTCATTGCCTTTGGTTCCGAGGAGCGGGGCCTTCTTGGAGCAAGATACTATGTAGAGCAATTAACTCAGGAACAACGTGATAATATCGAAGCGGTCTTCGTTCCTGACATGGTAGCAACAAACTATGGACCAGCGAAGAACCTTTATGCGATGACACCGAACGGCTCAACAAATATTGTCACTGATTCTACTGCCGCAGCCGGAGCCCGCCTTGGAAATTCCGATATCCTGCCAGGTAAATTTAGTTCCAGTGATCATGTTCCTTTCCATAATGCAGGTATTCCTGCAACACTGTTCATCTGGATGGGAATCGACAGCTGGGACCCGCTTGTCTATCATATCGAAAAAGTTTACCATACACCACAGGACACTATTGAAGATAACATCTCGGCTGAAAGGATGAAATCCGCTCTTGATATAATTGGTGCCGGGTTGTTCGATGTTGTAAGGAAGGATGTACCTTCGCTGAATAAATGA
- a CDS encoding YeeE/YedE family protein, with translation MLGIMAAVILLIAILTVASGTQGVLFIIGLALGATLLHARFGFTSAFRRFASVGNGQGLQAHMLMLAVASTLFAIILSTGFSFTGIEPKGYVSPVGVSVIFGAFIFGIGMQLGNGCASGTLYSLGGGSSSMILTLISFVAGSTLGAYHFSFWMEDTPALPPISLATSTGLGYGGALVLQLVLFALIYWGTLQIAKRRKAPAMKALPTTTGWKKILRGSWPLFAAAIVLALLNALTLTVRGTPWGITSAFALWGGKALMALGIDVTSWGYFSTDVNLAALNNTVLADSTSVMNFGIILGAFISAASQGNFKPRKIKPGVAGASIIGGILMGYGSRLAFGCNIGAYFGGIASFSLHGWVWAVMAMLGTLVALFIRPLFGLKNPKPNDSVC, from the coding sequence ATGCTTGGCATTATGGCTGCTGTTATACTTTTGATCGCTATTTTAACTGTGGCATCCGGAACCCAGGGGGTACTCTTCATTATTGGTCTTGCCCTTGGAGCCACACTCCTGCATGCCCGTTTCGGTTTTACTTCTGCTTTTAGGAGATTTGCATCTGTAGGAAACGGTCAAGGTCTTCAGGCTCATATGCTGATGCTTGCGGTGGCTTCCACACTGTTTGCCATCATTTTGAGCACTGGTTTTAGTTTTACTGGCATCGAACCAAAAGGTTACGTATCACCTGTAGGTGTTAGCGTCATCTTTGGAGCATTCATTTTTGGAATCGGGATGCAGCTTGGTAATGGCTGTGCATCTGGAACACTTTATTCCCTTGGTGGTGGTTCCTCTTCCATGATTCTTACTCTGATTTCCTTTGTGGCAGGTTCCACATTAGGTGCTTACCATTTCTCATTCTGGATGGAAGATACACCAGCACTTCCGCCGATTTCACTAGCAACCTCAACAGGTCTAGGATACGGAGGTGCATTAGTACTTCAGCTTGTTCTCTTTGCGCTTATCTATTGGGGTACATTGCAAATTGCTAAAAGACGTAAGGCACCTGCGATGAAGGCTCTTCCAACCACTACTGGATGGAAAAAGATATTGCGCGGATCATGGCCTTTATTTGCAGCAGCGATTGTCCTCGCATTGTTGAATGCCCTGACTCTTACTGTACGCGGAACGCCATGGGGCATAACATCTGCCTTTGCTCTTTGGGGAGGAAAAGCATTGATGGCCTTAGGTATTGATGTTACGTCGTGGGGATATTTCTCAACAGATGTGAATTTGGCAGCTCTAAATAACACTGTGTTAGCAGACTCTACTAGTGTAATGAACTTTGGGATCATCCTTGGAGCCTTCATCTCAGCAGCTTCTCAGGGTAATTTCAAGCCACGTAAAATCAAGCCAGGTGTTGCCGGAGCTTCGATTATAGGCGGAATCCTGATGGGCTACGGCTCAAGACTTGCTTTTGGCTGCAACATCGGTGCCTATTTTGGCGGAATTGCAAGCTTTAGTCTTCACGGATGGGTGTGGGCTGTTATGGCAATGCTTGGAACTCTGGTCGCCTTGTTTATCCGTCCACTGTTTGGATTAAAAAATCCTAAACCAAACGATTCAGTTTGTTAA
- a CDS encoding DUF3291 domain-containing protein: MNLAFVAIYTVGMLKHSNEHPASREFFEVGTEIIREAARTGNLIKEFLPNRVKLPKEENTSNGTPILTLTIWKSLSSLYDFSYSGLHKKALQDRKKWFGPLKERKPNYVVWWTDKVTDVSWEEAFKRYDNYIQHGPGPFAFDFKHAFDVTGDKIVL, encoded by the coding sequence ATGAATTTGGCTTTTGTGGCTATTTATACTGTGGGCATGCTAAAACATTCGAATGAACACCCTGCATCACGTGAGTTTTTTGAAGTTGGTACAGAAATTATTCGGGAGGCTGCCAGAACTGGTAATCTTATAAAAGAATTTTTACCTAATAGAGTGAAATTGCCTAAAGAAGAAAACACAAGCAATGGGACACCTATCCTCACACTGACAATATGGAAAAGTCTTTCATCTTTATATGATTTCTCCTATTCAGGGCTCCACAAAAAAGCTTTACAAGACAGAAAAAAATGGTTTGGACCTCTCAAGGAGAGAAAGCCAAATTATGTGGTGTGGTGGACGGATAAGGTGACGGATGTATCGTGGGAAGAGGCCTTCAAGAGGTACGACAATTACATTCAACATGGACCAGGTCCTTTCGCCTTTGATTTTAAACATGCATTTGATGTAACTGGAGACAAAATTGTGCTATAA
- a CDS encoding DUF3995 domain-containing protein, which produces MLKKNLYVYAGFAWCIAFSVLTFYWSNGGMLGVRTLGGIIYRKALEGDEEFLLLVRITGFLKFAAGLFILLLLRDWQEPMKRILYFLALIGGVFLFLYGFANFSTLVLNTFNILNLELDGYSLKWRLFFWEPFWMAGGLLFIQSARRFKDKALLHQ; this is translated from the coding sequence ATGCTTAAGAAAAACTTGTATGTGTATGCTGGATTTGCCTGGTGTATTGCATTTTCGGTGCTGACTTTCTACTGGTCAAACGGAGGCATGCTTGGTGTGAGAACGTTGGGCGGCATTATATATCGAAAGGCACTTGAGGGAGATGAAGAGTTCCTTTTGTTAGTTAGAATAACAGGTTTTTTAAAATTTGCCGCCGGCTTGTTCATTTTACTTCTTCTCAGGGACTGGCAAGAACCGATGAAACGAATATTATACTTCCTTGCCCTCATTGGTGGTGTTTTTTTGTTTTTATATGGTTTTGCAAACTTCAGCACACTTGTACTGAATACATTCAATATATTGAATCTGGAACTCGATGGATATTCTCTTAAGTGGAGGCTTTTTTTCTGGGAACCATTTTGGATGGCAGGGGGACTTTTATTTATTCAGTCAGCGAGAAGGTTTAAGGACAAGGCTTTACTTCATCAGTAA
- a CDS encoding dihydrofolate reductase family protein, with product MIQQKKSRRILLDLAVTLDGYIEGPNGETDWCIMDPDMDFKKFLNDIDTILYGRVSYDMWGQYHPDIEVSDTEKEIWDLVHSKEKYVFSRTHKRSENHVIFINENIEDEINRLKNKPGKDIWLYGGASLITTFVNLGLVDEFRLSVHPIVLGAGKPLFIDIKNRVELELVDTKRFSSGVIQLCYHLKNSSEF from the coding sequence GTGATCCAGCAAAAAAAATCAAGAAGAATCCTATTAGATTTAGCCGTAACTTTAGATGGTTATATCGAAGGTCCAAATGGGGAAACCGACTGGTGCATTATGGATCCCGATATGGACTTCAAGAAATTTTTAAACGACATCGATACCATTTTATATGGAAGAGTAAGTTATGATATGTGGGGTCAGTATCATCCGGACATTGAAGTTTCTGATACAGAAAAAGAAATTTGGGATTTGGTCCATTCCAAAGAGAAATATGTGTTTTCCAGAACACATAAAAGGTCAGAAAATCATGTTATTTTTATAAATGAAAATATCGAGGATGAAATAAACAGACTAAAAAATAAGCCTGGAAAAGATATTTGGCTATACGGTGGGGCAAGTCTCATTACAACCTTTGTAAATTTGGGGCTTGTTGATGAATTTAGATTGTCTGTCCATCCTATTGTTTTGGGAGCAGGGAAACCTCTTTTTATTGATATCAAAAATAGGGTGGAATTAGAACTGGTTGATACGAAAAGGTTTTCCTCAGGTGTAATTCAGTTATGCTATCATTTGAAAAATAGTAGTGAATTCTAA
- a CDS encoding DMT family transporter — MLQRLGNAPYLLLAGAAFFWGGNAVAGKFLAGSLPPVTISFTRLAIGVLIMSPVIIRLFKHERDALREHFRLLLFLAITGVISFNLLIYWAVNYTTAINATLLNSTSPLFIFLLSALLLGEKMELKYWVSMAISLLGVLVVITHGSFERMLGLHFNIGDLIMVLAVISWALYSIYIKKISGKLPSLAIFGFTLALGFLLMIPAAAIELSVFSVGSVNLAEWSALFYIGIFPSICSFLLWNRGVAMIGPSKASISLNLIPVFGTVFAFFILGEVITVPQVIGGCLVFIGVFITSFSKKKSVQIAEEA; from the coding sequence ATGCTCCAAAGACTGGGGAATGCACCGTACTTACTTTTGGCTGGAGCTGCTTTTTTCTGGGGCGGCAATGCGGTCGCTGGCAAATTTCTTGCTGGTTCGCTCCCGCCGGTGACCATTTCGTTTACACGTTTGGCGATTGGTGTTCTGATTATGTCTCCGGTAATCATCAGGCTTTTCAAGCATGAAAGAGATGCTTTGCGAGAGCATTTTCGGTTGCTTCTATTCCTGGCGATAACAGGAGTTATTAGTTTTAATCTTTTAATCTACTGGGCAGTCAATTATACGACTGCAATTAATGCAACTTTGTTGAATAGCACGAGCCCATTGTTCATTTTTCTGCTTTCTGCACTTTTGCTTGGTGAGAAAATGGAGTTGAAATATTGGGTGTCGATGGCGATTTCATTGCTTGGGGTGCTTGTTGTAATCACTCATGGTTCTTTTGAAAGAATGCTGGGCTTGCACTTTAATATTGGCGACCTTATTATGGTGCTAGCAGTGATTTCATGGGCTTTATACTCTATTTATATTAAAAAAATTTCTGGGAAACTGCCTTCTCTGGCGATATTCGGTTTTACACTGGCGCTTGGTTTTCTTTTGATGATTCCAGCGGCCGCCATAGAGCTATCGGTGTTTTCCGTGGGTTCAGTGAATCTTGCTGAGTGGAGTGCGTTATTTTACATAGGGATCTTCCCCTCCATCTGTTCTTTTTTATTATGGAATCGCGGGGTTGCGATGATTGGGCCATCAAAGGCGTCGATATCCCTGAATCTGATACCAGTTTTCGGGACAGTTTTTGCTTTCTTTATTCTGGGTGAGGTCATTACAGTTCCTCAGGTTATTGGTGGATGCCTTGTATTTATCGGGGTATTCATCACTTCTTTTTCGAAAAAGAAATCAGTGCAGATAGCAGAGGAAGCATAG
- a CDS encoding proline iminopeptidase-family hydrolase: protein MYQEGFIEVTGGRVWYEIYNKDAKGTPVVILHGGPGSSTYSLKGLKALANGRPVVMYDQLGCGKSDRPDDVSLWTIERFVEELGQVRKALELVELQILGHSWGTTLAAAYVLTKPSGVKSVIFSSPCLSAPMWEEDQKRNIAKLPAEVQETILRCEESGETDSEEFKAAIKEFNKEFVFRGEPDLEWLKAGTGMKNPVVYETMWGPSEFTVKGNLKTFDCTRQLGEIDCPTLYTCGRFDEATPESTEYYAQLTPSSEFHVFEKSAHMPYMEEPAEYLQVNGDFLAKVDRQV from the coding sequence ATGTATCAAGAAGGTTTTATTGAAGTTACCGGCGGGAGAGTCTGGTATGAGATTTATAATAAGGATGCGAAAGGCACACCAGTTGTAATTTTACATGGAGGGCCGGGGTCTTCGACATATTCATTGAAGGGTTTGAAGGCTCTTGCCAATGGCCGCCCGGTTGTCATGTATGATCAGCTTGGCTGCGGAAAATCTGACCGGCCAGATGATGTTTCGTTATGGACGATTGAACGGTTCGTTGAAGAGTTGGGGCAGGTTCGAAAGGCATTGGAACTCGTTGAATTACAGATACTTGGTCATTCTTGGGGAACAACTCTAGCCGCTGCTTATGTTCTTACAAAGCCAAGCGGAGTGAAAAGCGTTATTTTCTCTAGTCCGTGCTTGAGTGCCCCGATGTGGGAAGAGGATCAAAAGCGAAATATCGCCAAGCTGCCAGCTGAGGTGCAGGAAACCATTTTGCGCTGCGAAGAAAGTGGTGAGACCGATTCGGAAGAGTTTAAGGCAGCGATCAAGGAGTTCAACAAAGAATTCGTTTTTCGGGGTGAGCCTGACTTGGAGTGGCTTAAGGCTGGCACAGGCATGAAAAATCCGGTTGTGTATGAAACGATGTGGGGACCCTCTGAGTTTACGGTAAAGGGAAACCTTAAGACGTTTGATTGCACACGGCAATTGGGAGAAATCGATTGTCCTACTCTTTATACATGCGGCCGTTTTGACGAGGCGACTCCGGAATCAACCGAGTATTATGCGCAGTTGACGCCATCATCAGAGTTTCATGTTTTTGAAAAAAGTGCCCATATGCCGTACATGGAAGAGCCGGCAGAATATTTGCAGGTGAATGGTGATTTTCTTGCGAAAGTGGATCGCCAGGTGTGA
- a CDS encoding DUF4145 domain-containing protein has protein sequence MNHNTYFYQFLEPFSRELALLAKELEHSIFSSPRTMLTHSRVFIENILQQVAKHEGMPEDSRTGLKERLDLLNDQGYLIPETRDALHLVRRLGNQAAHDARMFRYSEALLSWESLYSIVKWYVEVYGPVEAAVPEYQDPTPQSEKVYDMTELEIRLKGLEELLKNPPAQQVVNQAREESAAAIAAPVTVEAQETPGFTPIRTIAYKGRSLDIPYFLRDAFLLPQRFDKSETFLIRLGAEQEARIMSELPSNLEGLHKNVKRYSEKNDEQFFEELAIFIEEEKARRNLTIKRPGELFFFYKANHIVVTNELKKVPLIAEEFTGIPSLIRQLNEDQIYNVGQLPMELVILAKYANVGTGTVEKLFEQLKTKAVETAGQQHEDDFYPERKAYKKWETLFVNVMLGGKASRIEGNSVPSIWKDALNWMENNHLPLHDMVKQGIILGSTDNGKRYAVALEPIHPDKRPFTQQHTYVSTLTGEVYYLETKINPKSGLETLGKILTRLGVEIEIPLLDGE, from the coding sequence ATGAATCACAATACATATTTCTATCAATTTTTAGAGCCTTTTTCGAGGGAGCTTGCATTGCTTGCCAAGGAATTGGAGCATAGTATTTTTTCGAGCCCAAGAACGATGCTTACTCATTCGAGAGTGTTCATTGAAAACATTTTGCAGCAGGTCGCTAAACATGAGGGAATGCCGGAGGATTCTCGAACAGGACTTAAAGAAAGACTCGACTTGCTTAATGATCAAGGTTATTTGATTCCTGAGACACGTGATGCGCTGCATTTAGTTCGCAGATTGGGAAACCAGGCTGCGCATGATGCGAGGATGTTCCGCTACTCTGAGGCTCTTTTATCCTGGGAGTCATTGTATAGCATCGTCAAATGGTATGTTGAGGTTTACGGTCCTGTTGAAGCGGCGGTGCCTGAATATCAGGATCCAACCCCACAGTCAGAAAAGGTTTATGATATGACAGAGCTTGAAATCAGGTTAAAAGGATTAGAGGAGTTGTTGAAAAATCCACCAGCACAACAAGTTGTCAATCAAGCAAGAGAGGAATCAGCAGCTGCTATTGCCGCGCCAGTCACTGTCGAGGCACAAGAGACACCGGGCTTTACTCCAATAAGGACGATCGCTTATAAAGGACGATCGCTTGATATTCCTTATTTTCTGCGAGATGCGTTCCTGTTGCCTCAGCGTTTCGATAAATCCGAAACTTTTTTGATTCGGCTGGGCGCAGAGCAGGAAGCTCGCATCATGAGCGAGCTGCCAAGCAATCTTGAAGGTCTTCATAAAAATGTAAAGCGATACAGCGAAAAAAATGATGAGCAGTTTTTTGAAGAGCTTGCGATATTTATCGAAGAAGAAAAAGCGCGGAGGAATTTGACAATAAAGCGCCCGGGTGAACTGTTTTTCTTTTACAAGGCAAATCATATTGTCGTTACTAATGAATTAAAAAAAGTCCCGTTGATTGCAGAAGAATTCACCGGAATCCCAAGTTTGATAAGGCAGTTAAATGAAGATCAGATATATAACGTCGGCCAGCTTCCAATGGAACTAGTCATTTTGGCTAAATATGCTAATGTCGGGACTGGCACTGTAGAGAAACTGTTTGAGCAGTTAAAAACAAAAGCGGTGGAAACAGCCGGGCAACAACATGAAGATGACTTTTACCCTGAGCGGAAGGCATATAAGAAGTGGGAGACATTATTTGTGAATGTGATGCTTGGCGGCAAGGCGTCCAGGATTGAGGGTAATAGTGTACCGTCTATTTGGAAGGATGCTTTAAATTGGATGGAAAACAACCATCTTCCACTGCATGACATGGTTAAACAGGGAATCATTCTAGGTTCGACAGATAACGGCAAGCGCTATGCAGTAGCATTGGAGCCTATTCATCCTGACAAGCGCCCGTTTACACAGCAGCATACTTATGTTTCAACTTTAACAGGAGAGGTCTATTATTTGGAGACGAAAATCAATCCAAAGTCCGGGCTAGAGACACTTGGTAAGATCCTTACCAGGTTAGGTGTTGAGATTGAGATTCCATTATTAGATGGTGAATAA
- a CDS encoding CBO0543 family protein, translating to MSIHSGTAQTEKVYNQLTDISSVLAKIVKEEFLFTWQWWFGIALFVLPWIIWFIFRNKESTGRLLLGGLLTIILSLTIDLAALTTGHWSYPFVIIPLAPFLFLPYHFSLAPVGIMFILQFKPEANPLLKGVLFSAISAFVGMNFFKAIHFYNPKNWSSFNDFFIFLFLYYSAYTIVKMESFKSLKN from the coding sequence ATGTCCATTCATTCAGGAACCGCACAGACTGAAAAAGTTTACAACCAATTAACTGATATTAGTTCTGTATTAGCAAAAATCGTGAAAGAAGAATTTTTATTCACTTGGCAGTGGTGGTTTGGTATTGCTCTCTTTGTACTCCCCTGGATCATATGGTTTATTTTTAGAAATAAAGAAAGCACAGGTCGACTGCTCCTGGGAGGATTATTAACAATTATACTATCCCTGACGATTGACCTTGCTGCTTTAACCACAGGCCATTGGTCCTACCCTTTCGTCATCATTCCATTAGCTCCCTTTTTATTTTTACCATATCACTTTTCACTAGCACCAGTAGGGATAATGTTTATATTACAATTTAAACCTGAAGCGAATCCTTTATTAAAAGGTGTCCTTTTCTCTGCAATTTCCGCCTTTGTAGGGATGAACTTCTTTAAGGCAATTCACTTTTATAATCCAAAAAATTGGTCTTCATTTAATGATTTCTTTATTTTCCTCTTCCTTTACTATTCCGCATATACCATAGTGAAGATGGAAAGCTTTAAAAGTTTAAAAAACTAA
- a CDS encoding S9 family peptidase: MIQFKKPDVENFYRTFNIQTFTVSPDENQLVFSTNLSGKYNLWAMDLPNQYPYPLTFIDQTCQALRYSNEGKFLVVGFDQDGDENGQLYALLPKGGKLEPLRFAEKERHMHPLLSKDDKRLYYTSTKGNPTFLNIYRYDIENDVENIVVEGEGAACFLVAVDEDENHFAYIKQYANTYAPGFIFQNGRSYSLTPETNEQFTVGEGVFVGNEYYFVTTFGEDFDYLAKYNLDTHEFTKVLSIDKEEFSAIRFDKSSNCLYFVTSRGVEDHLYKYNLTSGSYNNLNLPASIIQGGTVAKSGNVYVLAGSATKPNNIFKMDAHSGEWMQLTNLAVPGVNEQELVNPDVITYPSYDGLAMEALFFRAKEDVSNGHVILWPHGGPQAAERKFFRGMFQFLANRGYSIFAPNFRGSTGYGLAFTKMVEGNWGEGPRLDNIAGLEFLYEKGLADRNKTLLMGGSFGGYMALLLHGRHPEYFKAVVDIFGPSNLFSFIESVPEHWKPIMNQWVGDPIKDFDKLTEYSPITYLDTMTKPMLIIQGANDPRVVKQESDQIVKALQEKGRDVKYLVLEDEGHGFSKKENEILVNQTILEFFDQFVEIKVLAD, from the coding sequence TTGATTCAATTTAAAAAGCCAGATGTCGAGAATTTTTACCGTACTTTTAATATTCAAACTTTTACAGTAAGCCCTGATGAAAATCAATTGGTGTTTAGTACGAATTTATCAGGTAAGTATAATCTGTGGGCAATGGACCTGCCTAACCAGTATCCATATCCTCTGACGTTCATTGATCAGACATGCCAGGCTTTACGCTATTCCAATGAAGGCAAGTTTTTGGTTGTCGGTTTTGATCAAGATGGAGATGAAAACGGCCAGTTATATGCGCTCCTGCCTAAGGGCGGCAAGCTCGAACCACTTCGCTTCGCTGAGAAGGAGCGCCATATGCATCCGTTACTGTCAAAGGATGACAAGCGACTTTATTATACTTCCACGAAAGGCAATCCTACCTTCCTTAATATTTACCGTTATGATATTGAAAATGATGTGGAAAATATCGTGGTCGAAGGGGAAGGTGCGGCCTGTTTCCTGGTGGCTGTTGATGAAGATGAGAATCATTTTGCTTATATCAAGCAATATGCAAATACATATGCTCCAGGCTTTATTTTTCAAAACGGCCGATCCTATTCACTGACTCCCGAAACGAATGAGCAATTTACAGTGGGGGAGGGTGTATTCGTAGGGAACGAGTACTACTTTGTGACAACATTTGGGGAAGACTTTGATTATCTTGCAAAATACAATCTTGATACTCATGAATTTACGAAGGTACTTTCGATTGATAAAGAAGAATTTAGCGCAATCAGATTTGATAAAAGTTCAAATTGCCTCTATTTTGTAACGTCCAGGGGTGTGGAAGATCACCTATACAAATACAATCTTACTAGTGGATCATACAATAATTTGAATCTTCCTGCTTCTATTATCCAGGGCGGGACGGTTGCAAAGAGCGGCAATGTATACGTTTTAGCCGGTTCCGCGACAAAACCGAATAATATTTTTAAAATGGATGCCCATAGTGGTGAGTGGATGCAGCTCACCAACCTGGCCGTTCCGGGTGTAAACGAACAAGAGCTTGTGAACCCGGATGTCATTACCTACCCTTCCTATGACGGACTCGCAATGGAAGCATTATTTTTCAGAGCTAAGGAAGACGTCAGCAATGGACATGTCATCCTATGGCCTCATGGCGGGCCCCAGGCTGCGGAACGGAAATTTTTCAGGGGGATGTTCCAGTTCCTCGCCAACCGTGGCTACAGCATCTTTGCACCTAATTTCCGTGGATCAACCGGCTATGGACTTGCGTTCACTAAAATGGTCGAAGGGAATTGGGGAGAAGGGCCTCGCCTGGATAATATCGCCGGTCTTGAATTCCTCTATGAAAAAGGATTGGCTGACAGAAATAAGACGTTGTTGATGGGTGGAAGTTTCGGCGGATATATGGCCCTACTTCTGCACGGACGCCATCCGGAATATTTCAAAGCAGTCGTTGATATCTTCGGGCCATCCAACCTGTTTTCGTTCATTGAGTCTGTTCCTGAACACTGGAAACCCATCATGAACCAGTGGGTGGGCGATCCAATCAAGGACTTTGATAAACTGACAGAGTATTCCCCGATTACTTATCTGGATACAATGACAAAGCCGATGCTGATCATACAAGGCGCAAACGATCCACGAGTGGTAAAACAGGAATCTGACCAGATTGTCAAAGCTCTGCAAGAAAAAGGCCGGGATGTTAAATATCTCGTTCTTGAAGATGAAGGACATGGGTTCTCGAAAAAAGAAAATGAGATTCTGGTTAACCAGACAATCCTTGAATTTTTTGATCAATTTGTCGAGATAAAGGTATTAGCGGATTAG
- a CDS encoding aminoglycoside 6-adenylyltransferase: protein MFSIKDRRDYFSRTIKEVEHFKLVEGIVQIGSGVNGYNDEYSDIDLMVAVFNIKNAEITRNYVVEIIRGFNPSYIKEKQFTKDIFLVIAFLQNGLEFNISIVPTDFLSVKSPLWKVIVDKTGLVSETMHTENERFLSRPLKYNVGIDLAFEFVYCARSLEKELKRKNLIYALKMLEEMRDYTLIVQALNEEKKLHQFKAYGSLNPSFVERYLSTFTSEPTIENIRSSSEKITKLFISSVKQSTDYSMTPELEKLLPNSFFKMD, encoded by the coding sequence TTGTTTAGTATCAAAGATAGAAGAGATTATTTTTCCCGTACTATCAAAGAAGTAGAGCATTTCAAACTTGTTGAAGGGATTGTCCAAATCGGTTCAGGGGTTAATGGCTATAACGATGAATACTCTGATATAGATCTAATGGTTGCTGTGTTTAATATTAAAAATGCGGAAATAACCAGAAACTATGTTGTCGAAATAATTCGCGGTTTTAATCCTAGTTATATAAAAGAAAAGCAATTTACCAAAGATATTTTCCTGGTGATCGCCTTTTTACAGAATGGATTGGAATTTAACATCTCTATTGTTCCAACAGACTTTCTATCAGTGAAATCTCCATTGTGGAAAGTGATAGTGGATAAAACAGGGTTGGTTTCCGAAACAATGCATACCGAAAATGAACGTTTTTTGAGCAGGCCGTTGAAATATAATGTCGGAATTGATCTTGCTTTTGAATTCGTTTATTGCGCTCGTTCATTAGAAAAAGAGCTTAAACGGAAAAATTTAATTTATGCATTAAAAATGCTTGAGGAAATGAGAGACTATACTTTAATCGTTCAGGCACTGAATGAGGAAAAGAAACTTCATCAGTTTAAAGCATACGGAAGCTTGAATCCTTCTTTTGTCGAGCGTTATCTATCTACCTTCACTAGTGAACCTACTATTGAAAATATCCGATCATCTTCGGAAAAAATAACGAAATTATTTATTTCCTCAGTAAAGCAAAGTACTGATTATTCTATGACCCCCGAGTTAGAGAAACTTTTACCGAACTCATTCTTTAAAATGGATTAG